CCATGGGAAAACCCCATCAAGGTCCGGTCATTACCTTTGGCATGCAGCCATCCTGTACCCTTTGGGCTGAAGGATATCACAACCTGGATGGGAGGGCGGCCTTTACCCTTCATCTGCCGGAAGCCTCCCTTGACATTATTCTTCCTGTCCCGGGTTTGCATAATGTATACAACGCCCTAGCCGCAGCGGCGGGTGCTTTGGCCTTCGAAGTATCTCCGGAGCAGATTAAAGAGGGCCTTGAGCGTTTTGCCCCTAGCGGTATGCGCAGTCATATTGAGAAGATGGGACCAATAACCGTAATTAACGATGCCTACAATGCCAGTCCGGCTTCCATGGATTTTGCCCTAAGGATGCTAAAGGAGCAGGGCACCGCCGGGCGAAGGGTTGCGGTGCTAGGTGATATGTTGGAATTGGGTCCCATCAGTGAAAAGGCCCATCGGGAAGTAGGCAAAAAGGCGACCCAAGTACCGGTAGATCTATTGGTAACCGTGGGAGAACTTGGCGCGCTTATAGCCCAGGGTGCCCGGGGGGCGGGACTAACTGGTTCAAAGGTCAGGCATTATCTCAATGGCCAAAAAGTAGCAGAGGAGATCACAACTCTTCTAGAGCCGGGTGATCTGGTTTTGATTAAGGCCTCAAGAGGGATGGAGTTAGAGCGGGTGGTTGATGGTATTGCTGAGCGATGGGGGGAAGGGCAGTGTTAAGTGTTGCTTATGCCGCAGGCATAGCGTTTTTCGTGGTATTAATCCTCGGTCCCTCGATGATTACCTATTTGCATAAATTGAAATTTGGCCAGTCCATCCGGGAAGTGGGTCCAAAAACTCACCTGAAAAAGGCTGGAGTGCCGACCATGGGTGGGATCTTGATTATGCTGGCCTTTACGGTGGCAGCCTTCGTGGCTACACCAAGCTTTGAAAAACTGCCCTTTGGTCTTTTTGTTGCCCTAGGTTTTGGCATCATTGGGCTTATTGATGATTTTATCATTGTTGTCGCAAAACGTTCCCTGGGACTTAGGGCTAGGGAGAAGCTTTTAGGGCAGATCCTATTAGCGAGCATTTTCGCTTTATATTTGCTAAGTGACGCGGAGTTTGGCCCGGT
The Limnochordia bacterium genome window above contains:
- a CDS encoding UDP-N-acetylmuramoyl-tripeptide--D-alanyl-D-alanine ligase, whose amino-acid sequence is MEYTIGQIAQAVSGTVHFADHGTIVKGVSTDTRTLQPRELFVALKGETDGHAYVGDAKGKKAGALLVESSYPLQSYPTIAVADTLVALQELGKYHRKTFEVPVAAITGSNGKTTTKDMLAGILTQKGPVAKTPGNFNNEIGLPLTLLSIDKQHSAVVVEMGMRGLGQISHLADLAKPQVGIVTNVYPVHLELLGTIERIAQAKSELIASLPPGGTAVLNGDDPLVCAMGKPHQGPVITFGMQPSCTLWAEGYHNLDGRAAFTLHLPEASLDIILPVPGLHNVYNALAAAAGALAFEVSPEQIKEGLERFAPSGMRSHIEKMGPITVINDAYNASPASMDFALRMLKEQGTAGRRVAVLGDMLELGPISEKAHREVGKKATQVPVDLLVTVGELGALIAQGARGAGLTGSKVRHYLNGQKVAEEITTLLEPGDLVLIKASRGMELERVVDGIAERWGEGQC